A window of Nocardia arthritidis genomic DNA:
GATCCTGGAAGAGATGACCACCGAGACCCGCGCCAAATCCCTGCTGCAGCGGATCATTCTGCCCAGACCGGGTGAGCCGCTGGACGTGCGCACCCTCTACCTGGAGGAATCGCCGACCAACGCCCGGCGCGCGCATGCGGCCACCCGCACCTCGCTGTCGATCGGCGCGGAGTCCGAGGTCTCGTTCTGCACCTACTTCAACGCGCTGCCCGCCAGCTACTGGCGGCGCTGGAGCATCCTGACCTCGGTGGTGCTGCGGCTGGAACTGGCCGGGCACGGCCGGGTGGACATGTACCGTTCGAAGGCGGACGGGTCCCGAATTCATGTGCAGGGCAAGGAATTCGCGGTCGATTCCGGGCAGGAATCGACAATCGTGGAATTCGAGACCGAGCTGAGCCCGTTCGAGGACGGCGGCTGGATCTGGTTCGACATCACCACCGATACGGCGGTCACCCTGCTGTCGGGCGGCTGGTACGCGCCGGTCGAGGCGCCGGGCGATGGCACCATCGCATGCGGTATGCCCACCTTCAACCGCCCCACCGATCTGGTGAAAACCCTTGCGGCACTTGGCTCGGACCCGCTGGTGCTGGATAAGGTGACCGCGGTGATCGTCGCGGACCAGGGCAACCGCAAGGTGGTGGACGAGCCCGGTTTCACCGAGGCCGCCGCGGTACTAGGCGACCGGCTGATCCTGCGCGATCAGCCCAACCTCGGCGGCTCCGGCGGTTACAGCCGGGTGATGTACGAGGCGCTGAAAAATACTGCGGCGCAATACATCGTCTATATGGACGACGATATCGAGATCGAACCGGATTCGATCCTGCGCGCACTGGCCTTCGCCCGCTTCGCCAAATCGCCGATGCTGGTCGGCGGGCAGATGCTCAACCTGCAGGAGCGCTCGCACCTGCACAGCATGGGCGAGGTGGTGGACCGGGGCGTCTTCATGTGGACCTCGGCGCCCAATGTCGAATACGACCACGACTTTTCGAAGTACCCGCTCCGGGATCGGGATAATTCGAAGCTGCTGCACCGGCGCATCGACGTCGACTTCAACGGCTGGTGGACCTGCGTCATCCCGCGGCAGGTGGCCGAGGAGATCGGCCAGCCGCTGCCGCTGTTCCTGAAGTGGGATGACGTCGAATACGGTTTGCGCGCAAGGGATCACGGCTATCCGACGGTCACCCTGCCGGGTGCCGCGGTATGGCATATGGCCTGGAGCGACAAGGACGACGCGATCGACTGGCAGGCCTACTTCCACCTGCGCAATCGCCTGGTGGTCGCCTCGCTCCAACTGCCGGGCAACGGTCGCGGCATGGTCGTCAACACGATCAAGGCGACGCTGAAACATCTGCTCTGCCTGGAGTATTCGACCGTCGCCATCCAGAACCTGGCCATCCGCGACTTCCTCGCCGGGCCGGACCGGCTGTTCGAACTGCTGCCGAGCGCGCTCGGCGCGGTGCACGAACTGCGCAGGCAGTACCCGGATGCGGTGATACTGCCGTCCTCCACCGAATTGCCGCTGGCCAGCCACATCGGCGTCGGCGCCGTCGGCGAACCGGCCAACCCGCTGGCGAAGATCATCCGGCTCGGCAAGGGCGTGCTGCACAACTTCCGCCCCGCGCGGCCGGAACATCACGACACCCCGCAGCTCAACGTGCCGACGCTGGACGCGCGCTGGTTCCTGCTCTCGCAGGTGGACGGCGTCACGGTGACCACCGCCGACGGGCGCGGCGTCGTCTACCGCAAGCGCGATCCGCGCCAGGCGCTCGGCCTGTTCAAAGAGGCCATGCGGTTGCGTAAGGAACTGGCCGCCCGCTTCCCCGAAATGCAGGAGCGCTATCGTGCCGCTCATCCGCGGCTCACCAGCACTGCGGCCTGGGAACGCGCCTTCGGAATCGACCAGAACGGGAGCAAGTAGTGAACGCGGTCAATCCGAGCGTGCGGGATTTGAGCGAAGACCGTTCGGATACAACGGATTCCGGTACGCGCCCGCCGGAGGTGGCGGTCATCAACGCGGTGCAGGCCACGATCGGCGCCAAGCCCGCGGTGGTCTCGGCCGCGCGCGGCATGTCGCATTTCGGTGAACATGCGCTCGGCTGGGTCGGCATCGCGGCGGCGGGCTGGCTGGTCGACAAGCCGCGGCGCAGGCAGTGGGCCGGTGTCGCGGTCGGCGCCGTCGGCGCGCACGCGGCATCGATCGTCATCAAGCGGATCGTCCGCCGCCCGCGCCCGAACGATCCCTCGGTGCAGGTCAACGTGTCGACGCCGAGCAAGCTCAGCTTCCCGTCCTCGCACGCGACCTCGACAACGGCGGCTGCGGTGCTGCTCGGGCGGCTCACCGGGCTACCCTTGCCTGCGGTGCTCGTTCCGCCCATGCTGCTTTCGCGCGTGGTGCTCGGCGTGCACTACCCCTCCGACGTGCTCGCCGGGTCCGCGCTCGGCGCCGCGTCGGCCGCTGTCGTGCTAGCCGCCGAAAAGAGATTCGATAGTGACCGCACAGGAAAGAGCCGGGGTTGAGATGAGTGAAGAGCCGACCGGCGCCGACCTAGACGAGGCCGTTGTCAAGGGCCCGCCGAAGACGTTGGCGGGCGGGCTGATCAAGGCCGTCCGTCCCCGGCAGTGGGTCAAGAACGTCCTGGTGTTGGCCGCTCCGATGGCGGCGGGCCAGAAGGTGCTCACCGACGGCCACGTGCTGTTCCACATCGGCATCGCTTTCGTGGTGTTCTGCGTGGCCGCCTCGGGCATCTACCTCGTCAACGACGCCCTCGACGTCGAGGCGGACCGGGCGCATCCCACCAAGCGCTACCGGCCGATCGCGGCTGGCGTCGTACCGGTGAACCTGGCATACACGCTGGCCATCGCGCTGTTCGCGGTATCGATCGCCGGATCGTTCGTCGCGGACTGGCGGCTGGCCGTCGTGATGGTCATCTATATCGCCATCCAGCTGGCCTACTGCTTCGGGCTCAAGCACCAGGCGGTGCTCGACATCTGCATCGTGTCGTCCGGCTTCCTGCTGCGCGCCGTCGCCGGTGGCGCGGCCGCGAATATCCCACTGTCCCAGTGGTTCCTGCTGATCATGGCGTTCGGTTCGCTGTTCATGGCCGCGGGCAAGCGCTACGCCGAACTGCAGATCGCGCTGGCCACCGGCGCCAAGATCCGCAAATCGCTGGAGTACTACACGCCGACCTACCTGCGGTTCATCTGGACCCTCGCGGCGACCGCCGTAGTGGTGTTCTACGGTCTGTGGGCGTTCCAGCAGGGCAATCAAAAGGACACCGAGTGGTTCGCCATCTCGATGATTCCGTTTACTATCGCAGTCCTGCGTTACGCGGTCGACGTCGACGGTGGCGAGGCCGGTGAACCCGAAGAGATCGCGCTGGGGGACCGTGTCCTCCAGTTCCTCGCAATCGCTTGGATTGGAGCGGTAGGTGTCGCTGTCTATCTCACCTGACGAGATGTTGGTGGCGGGAGTGGAGCAGGGCGAATACGAATCCGAGCAGCCGGCCGCAGCGCCGGCTCGTTCGGCGCGCGCCGCCTTCCTATCCCGCACCACATTCGTCGGTGGGATAACGCTCACCGTTGTGCTCTTCGCGGTCGGTGCGTGGAATCGGCGGTGGATCGCCGACGACGGGCTGATCGTGCTGCGCACCGTGCGAAACCTCATGGCGGGCAACGGTCCCGTCTTCAACGAGGGCGAGCGCGTGGAAACCAACACCAGCGCGGCCTGGACCTATGTGGTCTGGTTCTTCACCTGGATCACCCAGGCGCGGGCCGAGTACGTGGTGCTCGGCGTGACGCTGGCGGTTTCGCTGGCCGCGATCGTCTTCGCCATGCTCGGCACCGCCCGGCTCTGGGGCGGTGCCACCTCGGCGTTCATGCTGCCCGCGGGCGTGCTGGTCTATATCGCGCTGCCGCCCGCCCGCGACTACGCCACCTCCGGGCTGGAGAGCGGCCTGGTCATCTTCTGGATCGCGGTGCTGTGGCTGCTGCTGATCCGCTGGGCGCAGGCCGATCGAGTGCGCCTGCCCGGACTGCTCGGGCTGGTGTTCTGGGCCGGGCTGGCCCCACTGGTCCGCCCGGAGATGACGCTGTTCGCCGCGCCCGCCCTGCTGATGATCTTCTGCGCGCCCGTCCCGCAGACCCGGTTCCGGCCGATCGTGGTGCGCGGCTTCATCATCGCCGCCGCCGGGCTGCTGCCGCTCGGCTATCAGATCTGGCGGATGGGCTACTACGGCCTGCCCTATCCGAACACCGCGGTCGCCAAGGACGCGGCGGGCAGCAAATGGGGCCAGGGCTTCAAATATCTGTGGGATCTGGTGGGTCCCTACTACCTCTGGGTGCCGCTGCTGGTGCTGTTGATCGTCGGCGTGCTCATGGTCCGCTCGGCCCTCGCGGGCAAGCGGCGGGAGCGGCGGGAATGGACCGTGCGCCGGGTGCGCGAATGGTTCCGTTCGCCGAGCGCGGTGGTGACGCTGGTGCTCGGCAGCGCGCTCATCCTCACCGTTTACGCGCTGCGCGTCGGCGGCGACTTCATGCACGGCCGCATGCTGCTGGCCCAGCTGTTCCTGTTCCTGCTGCCGGTCGCCGTCGTGCCGGTCCGGGTGCCCGATTTCCGCGAGCGGCGGCTGTCGGCGGGCGACTGGTCGTTCGCGCTGGTGCTGTTCGCGCTGATCGGCACCGCGGGGTGGGCGCTTTTCGCGGCCAACACCACCGCTATCAAAGCGGGCACCAAGATCACCTCGACCGGCATCGTCGACGAGCGCATCTACTACGTGCTCAACACCGGCCACGATCACCCCATCCTGGCCGAGGACTACCTGGACTACCCGCGCATGCGTGCGATGGTCAACGTCATCCGTGATACGCCGAACGGCGGCCTGCTGCTGGCCTCGCCGTCCTTCATGGACTGGTACACCGCCCCGCCGCCGCTGCCGATCCCGCAGGACGGCGACGAGCATACGGTCTTCTTCCTGAACCTCGGCATGACCAGCATGAACGTCCCGCTGAACGTGCGCGTCATCGATCAGATGGGCCTGGCCTACCCGTTGGCCGCGCACAGCGACCGGCTCACCGACGGGCGCATCGGGCACGACAAGAACCTCTACCCGGACTGGGTCGTCGTCGACACCGGCATGGTCGACCGGCACCCGTGGATGCCCTGGTACCTGGACGAGAAGTGGGTGACTCAGGCCCGGGTGGCCATGTCCTGCCCGGACACCCAGGCGCTGCTGCTCTCCTCGCGCGGCCCACTGACCTTCGAACGCTTCCGGCACAACCTCAAGAACGCGCTGCGCTTCGCCGAGTACCGCATCGATCGCGTACCGAAGTATGAGATCCAGCGTTGCGACTTGGTGGATCCCTATCCGGCACCGCACCATTGAGTCCGGCTGCACGCGTGGTTACTTCGACTGCAATGCGGCCGTCGTGCCGGAAACGTCCGGCATGGTAGGAGCGATAGGCCTACTGGGCACGCCCCTTGCGGGTGTGCCCACCGTTTGCACTGTTGATTACCCACAAGGTGGCGTTCGCCGCTTTATATCGGTTTGATAACGCTGAGATTACCGGGGTGCGCTACGCTGCCCCTGATACGCCCGCCGTCGGCCACATTGCGGTATGCCGTCGGCGGTCAACGTAAACGCGGCCCCGCGGCCGCACGAATGAAAGGCCGAAACCTGATGCGAGGCGTGTTCGGGCGTCTGAGGACTCGAAGAGCCGGTTCCTGGCTCAAGCGGTCGGCGCTGGTGTCGCTGGCCATCGTGCTACCGCTCGGCGCTTCGCTGACCGCGCCCGCCGTTACGGCGTCGGCGGCGTTCAACCCGGCGGGAATGGACTTCTGGGTCGATTCGAGCATGGGGCCGATCAAGTCGCGGATCTTCCGCGCCGCCGACGGCAACACCAGCCGCGTCGTCTACGCGCTCGACGGTATGCGGGCGCGCGGCGATCTGAACGGCTGGGAAATCGAAACCAACGTCGCCGACGCGCTCGCCAAGGCGAATATCAACGTGGTGATGCCGGTCGGCGGGCCGTCCAGCTTCTACGCGGACTGGAACGCGCCCAGCAATTTCTTCGGCATCAACACCGGTTCGGCGGGCTCATCGGGCTCGGCGTCCGGCTCGTCGATGACCGGATCCAGCAACTTCCAGGAGGTGCTCGGTAAGACCAGCACCTACAGGTGGGAGACCTTCCTTACCTCCGAACTGCGCAACGCGCTGCGCGACCGGCTCGGCTTCAGCCCGAACCGCAACGGTGTGTTCGGCCTGTCCATGGGCGGTAGCGCCGCGCTCACGCTGGCCGCCTACCACCCGGACCAGTTCAGCTTCGCCGGATCCTTCTCCGGCTACCTGAACATCTCCGCGCCCGGTATGCGCGAGGCGATGCGCGTCGCCATGATCAGCGCCGGTGGCTACAACATCGACGCGATGGCGCCGCCGTGGGGTCCGCAGTGGCTGCGGATGGACCCGTTCGTCTTCGCCCCGCGTCTGAAGGCCAACAACACCCGGCTGTGGGTGGCCGCGGGCAGCGGTATCCCGAGCGCGGGCGATGTGTCCTCCCCGATGGACGTTATCCAGGGCACGCCGCTGGAGGCGCTCGCGCTGGCCAACACCCGGGCCTTCCAGGTCCGGATGATCACGCTCGGCGCCGACAATGTCACCTACGACTTCCCGGCCGTCGGCGTGCACAACTGGCGCAACTGGGAGGACGAGGTCTACCGGATGATTCCGGACATGTCCGCCAATATCGGCTGAGTTCCCACCCGCGAAAAAGCCG
This region includes:
- a CDS encoding glycosyltransferase, which gives rise to MTSQSILEEMTTETRAKSLLQRIILPRPGEPLDVRTLYLEESPTNARRAHAATRTSLSIGAESEVSFCTYFNALPASYWRRWSILTSVVLRLELAGHGRVDMYRSKADGSRIHVQGKEFAVDSGQESTIVEFETELSPFEDGGWIWFDITTDTAVTLLSGGWYAPVEAPGDGTIACGMPTFNRPTDLVKTLAALGSDPLVLDKVTAVIVADQGNRKVVDEPGFTEAAAVLGDRLILRDQPNLGGSGGYSRVMYEALKNTAAQYIVYMDDDIEIEPDSILRALAFARFAKSPMLVGGQMLNLQERSHLHSMGEVVDRGVFMWTSAPNVEYDHDFSKYPLRDRDNSKLLHRRIDVDFNGWWTCVIPRQVAEEIGQPLPLFLKWDDVEYGLRARDHGYPTVTLPGAAVWHMAWSDKDDAIDWQAYFHLRNRLVVASLQLPGNGRGMVVNTIKATLKHLLCLEYSTVAIQNLAIRDFLAGPDRLFELLPSALGAVHELRRQYPDAVILPSSTELPLASHIGVGAVGEPANPLAKIIRLGKGVLHNFRPARPEHHDTPQLNVPTLDARWFLLSQVDGVTVTTADGRGVVYRKRDPRQALGLFKEAMRLRKELAARFPEMQERYRAAHPRLTSTAAWERAFGIDQNGSK
- a CDS encoding phosphatase PAP2 family protein, encoding MAVINAVQATIGAKPAVVSAARGMSHFGEHALGWVGIAAAGWLVDKPRRRQWAGVAVGAVGAHAASIVIKRIVRRPRPNDPSVQVNVSTPSKLSFPSSHATSTTAAAVLLGRLTGLPLPAVLVPPMLLSRVVLGVHYPSDVLAGSALGAASAAVVLAAEKRFDSDRTGKSRG
- a CDS encoding decaprenyl-phosphate phosphoribosyltransferase, which codes for MSEEPTGADLDEAVVKGPPKTLAGGLIKAVRPRQWVKNVLVLAAPMAAGQKVLTDGHVLFHIGIAFVVFCVAASGIYLVNDALDVEADRAHPTKRYRPIAAGVVPVNLAYTLAIALFAVSIAGSFVADWRLAVVMVIYIAIQLAYCFGLKHQAVLDICIVSSGFLLRAVAGGAAANIPLSQWFLLIMAFGSLFMAAGKRYAELQIALATGAKIRKSLEYYTPTYLRFIWTLAATAVVVFYGLWAFQQGNQKDTEWFAISMIPFTIAVLRYAVDVDGGEAGEPEEIALGDRVLQFLAIAWIGAVGVAVYLT
- the zomB gene encoding flagellar motor control protein ZomB, whose product is MLVAGVEQGEYESEQPAAAPARSARAAFLSRTTFVGGITLTVVLFAVGAWNRRWIADDGLIVLRTVRNLMAGNGPVFNEGERVETNTSAAWTYVVWFFTWITQARAEYVVLGVTLAVSLAAIVFAMLGTARLWGGATSAFMLPAGVLVYIALPPARDYATSGLESGLVIFWIAVLWLLLIRWAQADRVRLPGLLGLVFWAGLAPLVRPEMTLFAAPALLMIFCAPVPQTRFRPIVVRGFIIAAAGLLPLGYQIWRMGYYGLPYPNTAVAKDAAGSKWGQGFKYLWDLVGPYYLWVPLLVLLIVGVLMVRSALAGKRRERREWTVRRVREWFRSPSAVVTLVLGSALILTVYALRVGGDFMHGRMLLAQLFLFLLPVAVVPVRVPDFRERRLSAGDWSFALVLFALIGTAGWALFAANTTAIKAGTKITSTGIVDERIYYVLNTGHDHPILAEDYLDYPRMRAMVNVIRDTPNGGLLLASPSFMDWYTAPPPLPIPQDGDEHTVFFLNLGMTSMNVPLNVRVIDQMGLAYPLAAHSDRLTDGRIGHDKNLYPDWVVVDTGMVDRHPWMPWYLDEKWVTQARVAMSCPDTQALLLSSRGPLTFERFRHNLKNALRFAEYRIDRVPKYEIQRCDLVDPYPAPHH
- a CDS encoding alpha/beta hydrolase — its product is MRGVFGRLRTRRAGSWLKRSALVSLAIVLPLGASLTAPAVTASAAFNPAGMDFWVDSSMGPIKSRIFRAADGNTSRVVYALDGMRARGDLNGWEIETNVADALAKANINVVMPVGGPSSFYADWNAPSNFFGINTGSAGSSGSASGSSMTGSSNFQEVLGKTSTYRWETFLTSELRNALRDRLGFSPNRNGVFGLSMGGSAALTLAAYHPDQFSFAGSFSGYLNISAPGMREAMRVAMISAGGYNIDAMAPPWGPQWLRMDPFVFAPRLKANNTRLWVAAGSGIPSAGDVSSPMDVIQGTPLEALALANTRAFQVRMITLGADNVTYDFPAVGVHNWRNWEDEVYRMIPDMSANIG